From Candidatus Rubrimentiphilum sp., one genomic window encodes:
- the murC gene encoding UDP-N-acetylmuramate--L-alanine ligase: MRTLHFVGIGGIGMSAIARILLLRGERVTGSDAIDSPLLDELRAAGATISVGHDATHVNGASTVIVSSAIDPENPEIQSARERGIPVVRRGEMLARIMEGRSGIAICGTHGKTTTTAMTAAVLHGANIDASVVLGGIDAGTGSNAHDGTAPWFLTEADESDGSFTLLDPAIAVVTNIENDHLSSDAELPKLVASFEEFLSKVAPGGTAIIGADNPLTRSLAEVERSARTVTFGIATDANVHASNIRFGQSQSTFDLFVDGARLGTIELQVPGAMNVENALAAIAVGLALEIPFDSIAKSLRAFAGVRRRFDVLAKTPRMIVVDDYAHHPTALRETIAAARRYHHGPVVAAFQPHRYTRTAYLAPAFAEALADADRVYLAPIYAAGETPIEGVSERLIGERLEAAGVPLSYVKYVHDLREVLQRETPQNALVLMLGAGNITKVAADLAHDVSA; encoded by the coding sequence TTGCGGACATTGCACTTCGTCGGAATCGGCGGTATCGGTATGAGCGCGATCGCCCGCATTCTGCTGCTTCGCGGCGAGCGCGTCACCGGATCCGATGCGATCGATTCGCCGCTGCTGGACGAACTGCGCGCCGCCGGCGCGACGATCTCGGTCGGGCACGACGCAACGCATGTGAACGGCGCGAGCACGGTGATAGTCAGCTCCGCGATCGATCCGGAAAACCCCGAGATCCAATCGGCGCGCGAGCGGGGCATTCCGGTCGTGCGCCGCGGCGAGATGCTGGCGCGGATCATGGAAGGACGCAGCGGCATCGCGATCTGCGGCACGCACGGAAAGACCACGACGACTGCGATGACCGCTGCCGTGCTTCACGGCGCGAACATCGACGCGAGCGTCGTGCTGGGCGGCATCGACGCCGGAACGGGAAGCAACGCGCACGACGGCACCGCGCCCTGGTTCTTAACCGAAGCCGACGAGTCCGACGGATCGTTCACGCTTCTGGATCCGGCGATCGCAGTCGTGACCAACATCGAGAACGATCATCTTTCATCGGATGCCGAATTACCCAAACTCGTTGCGTCATTCGAAGAGTTCTTGTCGAAGGTCGCACCCGGCGGTACGGCAATCATCGGCGCGGATAATCCGCTGACGCGTTCGCTCGCGGAAGTCGAGCGATCCGCGCGCACGGTGACGTTCGGTATCGCCACCGACGCCAACGTGCACGCATCGAACATCCGGTTCGGCCAATCACAATCAACGTTCGACCTGTTCGTCGACGGCGCGCGTTTGGGAACGATCGAGTTGCAAGTGCCGGGCGCGATGAACGTGGAGAACGCGCTGGCGGCCATCGCCGTCGGACTTGCGCTTGAAATCCCCTTCGACTCGATTGCGAAATCGCTGCGCGCATTTGCCGGCGTGCGCCGGCGCTTCGACGTGCTGGCGAAGACGCCGCGCATGATTGTCGTCGACGATTACGCGCATCATCCGACGGCGCTGCGCGAAACGATCGCGGCCGCGCGCCGCTACCATCACGGGCCGGTCGTGGCTGCGTTCCAACCGCACCGGTACACGCGCACCGCATACCTCGCGCCGGCATTTGCCGAAGCGCTCGCGGACGCCGATCGCGTCTATTTGGCGCCCATCTACGCCGCCGGAGAAACGCCGATCGAAGGCGTTTCGGAGCGGCTCATCGGCGAACGCCTCGAAGCCGCGGGCGTGCCGCTGTCATACGTGAAGTACGTCCACGACCTGCGCGAAGTCTTGCAGCGCGAGACGCCGCAAAACGCGCTGGTCCTTATGCTCGGCGCCGGAAACATCACCAAGGTCGCAGCCGATCTGGCGCACGACGTGTCGGCGTGA
- the murG gene encoding undecaprenyldiphospho-muramoylpentapeptide beta-N-acetylglucosaminyltransferase, translating into MRVAFAGGGTGGHLYPALAIADKLRDRSSILFIGSADGLETSVVPEAGYELQTIESSPLQRGNTLGTVATAATNMVGVAQGLRVLSVFHPDIVIATGGYVCFPAMVAARIMRTFGQLRAPLALLEPNARPGLANRMLAPVVDEVWGAFPDADPVFAGKYVYTGIPVRASLLHPNNRIEAARRLGLDPARRTILAVGGSQGARTINEAISALMTRRALPPNWQILHVCGERDYEYMQAAERQPFGDNKVVLVPYLHDMADAYALSDLAIARAGASTVGELAALGIPAVLIPYPYAAEDHQSYNAQTLAARGAAVVIEDRNLNADSLWWTLRDMMQTERLEQLRSAARSLASRDAVATILARVEALVPKNNG; encoded by the coding sequence GCAATCGCCGATAAACTACGCGACCGCAGCTCGATTCTGTTTATCGGCAGCGCGGACGGATTGGAGACGAGCGTCGTTCCGGAGGCCGGGTACGAGCTGCAAACAATTGAAAGCAGCCCGCTGCAGCGCGGCAACACGCTTGGCACGGTTGCGACGGCGGCGACGAACATGGTCGGCGTGGCGCAGGGGCTGCGCGTGCTCTCCGTCTTTCATCCCGATATCGTGATTGCGACCGGCGGGTACGTGTGTTTTCCCGCAATGGTTGCCGCGCGGATCATGCGCACGTTCGGACAGTTGCGCGCACCGCTCGCGCTGCTCGAACCCAACGCGCGGCCGGGTTTGGCGAATCGCATGCTGGCGCCGGTGGTAGACGAGGTGTGGGGAGCTTTTCCGGACGCCGATCCGGTGTTTGCCGGAAAATATGTCTACACCGGAATCCCCGTGCGCGCGTCGCTGCTGCATCCCAACAACCGGATCGAAGCGGCGCGGCGCCTTGGACTCGATCCGGCGCGGCGCACGATTCTCGCCGTCGGTGGGAGCCAGGGGGCGCGCACTATTAATGAAGCGATCTCGGCGTTGATGACGCGGCGCGCGCTCCCGCCGAACTGGCAGATCTTGCACGTGTGCGGCGAGCGAGACTACGAGTACATGCAAGCTGCGGAGCGCCAGCCTTTTGGCGACAACAAGGTCGTGCTCGTACCGTACCTGCACGACATGGCCGACGCGTATGCGCTCAGCGACTTGGCGATCGCGCGCGCGGGAGCTTCGACGGTGGGCGAGTTGGCGGCCCTCGGGATTCCGGCAGTGCTGATTCCATATCCCTACGCCGCCGAAGACCATCAATCGTACAACGCGCAGACGCTGGCCGCGCGCGGAGCGGCCGTCGTGATCGAGGACCGGAATCTCAACGCGGACTCGCTGTGGTGGACGCTGCGCGACATGATGCAAACCGAACGGCTGGAGCAGCTTCGCTCGGCAGCTCGCTCGCTCGCCAGCCGCGACGCCGTAGCGACAATTCTCGCGCGGGTGGAGGCCCTCGTCCCCAAGAACAACGGCTAA
- the murB gene encoding UDP-N-acetylmuramate dehydrogenase — MIAADDALRSLLDASDREKLESICGDRVRFDEPLGPYTSWKIGGPADAWVVIESEAQLAAVMRLCARRKLPWFVLGSGSNLLIGDGGIRGLVLRLAGEFANIDVKEDGAHVVAHAGASAAMSLLTAKAASAGAVGISSLAGIPGSVGGSLRMNAGTDREMGDFVSEVWVQSPAKPQAHPVSVQYYYRHTSLARDAIVSRVTLTFERGEPQAVRAEMQSRLVRRKATQPVALPNAGSCFRNPPGDKAARLIEAAGAKGWREGGAEVSPLHANFINNLGGATAKDVAALLARVRRAVAEKFGVELQLEVHLVGVFIE; from the coding sequence GTGATCGCCGCCGATGACGCGCTTCGGAGTCTGTTAGACGCGAGCGATCGCGAAAAGCTGGAAAGCATTTGCGGCGATCGTGTGCGGTTCGACGAACCGCTCGGACCATACACATCGTGGAAGATCGGCGGCCCGGCCGATGCTTGGGTCGTGATCGAAAGCGAAGCGCAGCTCGCCGCCGTCATGCGCTTGTGCGCGCGGCGCAAACTGCCGTGGTTCGTGTTAGGAAGCGGGAGCAATCTCCTGATCGGCGACGGCGGCATTCGCGGTTTGGTTTTGCGGCTGGCCGGAGAGTTCGCTAACATTGATGTGAAGGAAGACGGCGCGCACGTAGTCGCACACGCCGGTGCGTCGGCCGCTATGTCGCTGCTCACTGCCAAAGCCGCGTCGGCCGGCGCGGTCGGCATCAGTTCCCTGGCCGGCATTCCGGGCAGCGTCGGCGGATCGCTACGCATGAACGCGGGCACCGATCGGGAGATGGGCGATTTCGTAAGCGAAGTGTGGGTGCAGTCGCCCGCCAAGCCGCAAGCGCACCCGGTTTCAGTTCAGTATTATTACCGGCACACGTCGCTGGCGCGCGACGCGATCGTTTCGCGCGTCACGTTAACCTTCGAGCGCGGCGAACCGCAGGCAGTGCGCGCCGAAATGCAGAGCCGGCTCGTGCGGCGCAAAGCGACGCAGCCTGTCGCGCTGCCGAACGCGGGCTCGTGTTTTCGCAATCCGCCCGGCGATAAAGCGGCCCGCCTCATCGAGGCGGCGGGCGCTAAGGGGTGGCGCGAAGGGGGCGCGGAAGTCTCGCCGCTGCATGCAAACTTCATCAACAACCTCGGTGGCGCAACTGCGAAAGACGTCGCGGCCTTGCTAGCGCGCGTTCGTCGCGCGGTCGCCGAGAAGTTCGGCGTGGAGTTGCAACTCGAAGTGCATCTTGTGGGCGTCTTCATCGAATGA